In Periplaneta americana isolate PAMFEO1 chromosome 8, P.americana_PAMFEO1_priV1, whole genome shotgun sequence, the sequence attgaagtgaattttttttaggcAGAGTAAGAGTCCAACGCCGCGGCACAAAAATTGTGTGGCGGACGATCTGAAAGGATTTTGTTGTTGCTGTGATATTCTGTACGTTATATGTTAATGCGTAAATAAAGTTGTTAACATTTGCGGTTTTCCACCAATATACATGAATTAATGCATGAATTAATGGAAATGGGACTGCTGCCTGGCAGTGTTTTTTCTGTGTATTGTTCTGTTCGTCATACAGTCGAACcagtgagtgaaattacattgttgagaagCATTTTACTAGAAAATGTACCGGAATCAGGACTGAACTAAAGAGGGTATGGCATGAAATGAAGCATGCAAATCAACCGCGAAAAATTACACCATAAACGAAACAGAGAAGACTGGAACGAATGTGAGGATACAGTTGTCGCAGTAGTGAGTGTGTCTAAAGGTAGTGAGTGCAATGCAATTTAACTTCGTGGGAACGGCGTTTAAAAAAATAAGCTCTACAAACGCACATTAAACTTATTCAATGTCATTctatacgattttcgacaagttgtaacatatatgtcgcttacgattttcgacaagttgtaacatatatgtctcttacgattttcgacaagttgtaacatatgtcgcttacgattttcgacaagttgtaacatatatgtcgcttacgattttcgacaagttgtaacatatgtcgcttacgattttcgacaagttgtaacatatttgtcgcttacgattttcgacaagttgtaacataaatGTCGcttacattttcgacaagttgtaacatatatgtcgctTACGactttcgacaagttgtaacatatatgtcgctTACGactttcgacaagttgtaacatatatatcGCTTacaattttcgacaagttgtaacatatatgtcgctCACGATtatcgacaagttgtaacatatttgtcgcttacgattttcgacaagttgtaacatatacgtcgcttacgattttcgacaagttgtaataTATGTcgcttacgattttcgacaagttgtaacatatacgTCGCAAGATTActattttcgacaagttgtaacatatatgtcgcttacgattttcgacaagttgtaacatatatgtcgctTACGATTTTCGagaagttgtaacatatatgttgcTTACGATTTTCggcaagttgtaacatatatgtcgcttacgattttcgataagttgtaacatatatgtcgcttacgattttcgacaagttgtaacatatatgtcgcttacgattttcgacaagttgtaacatacaTGTcgcttacgattttcgacaagttgtaacatatgtcgctacgattttcgacaagttgtaacatatatgtcgctTACGATtctcgacaagttgtaacatatatatcgcttacgattttcgacaagttgtgacatatatgttgcttacgattttcgacaagttgtaacatatatgacGCTTACGATTTTCgtcaagttgtaacatatatgtcgcttacgattttcgacaagttgtaacatatatgtctcttatgattttcgacaagttgtaacatatatgtcgcttacgattttcgacaagttgtaacatatatgtcgctTACGATTTTCgaaaagttgtaacatatatgtcgcgtacgattttcgacaagttgtaccATATATGTCGCTTACGATTTTCGActagttgtaacatatatgtcgcttacatgtatatgtataaatcatttggtacaatatatcccGTTCAAAAGGCGGAAGAGATGTGTGCAAAAAAGGGTGTAACAGCGTTGTTCGAACATAATGTTGAAAGTGTCTTATTgggttatgtataaagtgcttttactcatatcatatgtttaagaATATAAGCATGCGTTACGTTTTTCTGTGacatataatttacaataagtatcacgctacacatttttattttgtttcaggacgtccattgatgtacaaggtttcctattggattatgtataaagtgctttttcTCATATCatgtgtttaaaaatgtaagaatgtgttacttttttcggtgacattatacaatttacaataggtgctgttgcgttattgcaacgacatgcctttgcgttattgcaacgacatgctgttgcgttattgcaacgtcatgttgttgcgttattgcaacgacatgctgttgcgttattgcaatgtcatgttgttgcgttattgcaacgacatgctgttgcgttattgcaacgacatgctgttgcgttattgcaacgaaatgctgttgcgttattacaacgacatgctgttgcgttattgcaaagacatgctgttgcgttattgcaacgacatgctgttgcgttattccaacgtcatgctgttgcgttactgcaacgacatgctgttgcgttactGCAACGACAtactgttgcgttattgcaacgtcatgttgttgcgttattgcaacgtcatgctgttgcgttattgcagcGACATGCTGTTACGTTATTGCAACCTCATGTTGTTGCGATATTGCAACGACATGCCGTTGCGTTGTTGCAACGACATGCCGTTGCGTTGTTACAACgactgttgcgttattgcaatgacatgctgttgcgttattgcaacgacatgctgttgcgttattgcaacgacatgctgttgcgttattgcaacatcatgttgttgcgttattgcaacgacataaTCCACAATGACAAGGACTTAAGATGAGGTTACTCTCCCATCCCCAATGACAAGGAATTCAGATTCATTCgaaataataactcattaaattcattttttgttATTACTATTCTCATATTATGCACACTACATACATGCATTGTCTTAACAaccaattattattatcttttgtcCTTGCATCTCACTTGATCACAACCACTTTTCTGTATACTATGAAAATGTCGCATTTATTTTCTATCTTCTATACACTCAATTGTTGAACAATAGCTTCAATATCCATCACCTCCTCCTTCAATGCGCtatgtttcctcttttctcctcTATTAGTTgtcttctgaaaacaataatgtaaattcGTCATGTATatgctctacataatcaccattcAATATCAGAACACAAAACATACACTCACCGCTTTATAGTTGGGGCATGTTTCAATGCATGTCTCCCGCCACAATCTGTTTTTCCtcctttttccttttctctcCTCCTCAACAATTTTCACACTTTCCGACTTCTGTTAAACAGAAACAATCGCAAATATAGCCATTTTGAATCACAAATATAGACATACTTCATGTGGGGGAAAAAAACTTACGGGTTTGTAGTTGGGACAAGCTTCATCACATCTCTTCCGATAAAATCTCATTTTAGGTGCTTTGACATCCATGGCAACAATctctggtttctgcacaaaaccaaattacaaatatcattaaatatatcataatattataattaataaaaggaACATAAACTGTACTCATCTCTTTGTAAGTAAGAAAGCTGGGATCACACATGTAAGCTGGACTCTTTTGGATCTGTGCATTCAATGCGATGTTCACCGTTACCCAAGAAGATATTGCGGTGATATGTGTCCCTATGTGTTGAAGGTGCATTTATAAAACTCATTTCCGTATTACCACAAGGTAACACCAATGACCAATCCGTATGTAACTGATTAGcaccataaatttttcttaccaCCTCATTGTGTACTTTCtcagaatttattatattgtatttgcgtGTTATTTCATATGGCACATTTAACCACTCATCTCTCACATCTGGAAAATATGCGTACGTTACCTCAAATGGTActttatatctttcttctttcaaatgttatgttatgttttatttaacgacgctcgcaactgcagaggttatatcagcgtcgccggatgtgccggaattttgtcccgcaggagttcttttacatgccagtaaatctactgacatgagcctgtcgcatttaagcacacttaaataccatcgacctggcccaggatcgaacccgcaaccttgggcatagaaggccagcgctataccaactcgccaaccaggtcaatttcTTCTTTCAATATTAGTGGATTATCAATGGCTAGCGCCACATCGTTTCCCATAATTGTGCTACCCATGGCACTCAATTATGCTTTCATATCCTCAGATTTTATATCAttcatcatacaaacatgtatgaacttgtatatttcaaatCCCCACTCCAACTATAATTAcacacatgtatgaacttgtatatttcaatCTCATAGCAcgtatttatctgctacaattactgtattacgaactgcttcggtaataatgtatggcttaaaataaatccaataaatgttacttcaaaatgtattaaattggaaaaccctaataataataataataataataataataataataataataataataataataataataataataatgccatgttCTGCGATTGTTTTTAATCAAATATCACGTACGAATAGAGAgcaccaacttaagtaattattgAAAAGGTGCAATATATTGGACCTATCATACAATATTATTTGagacgttcagagcagaagtagtgtagGTCAAAAATGGTATtgatggttaaagtaaacattctgtaaaatacagcacaaagtagcaattaatattcaatttaataatgcgcacatagcagatagcgataGGCAAATGTCATCAATACAATATTAGTGTAACAAAAGACGCTgcaagaacaatcgccggatatgAATTAGCAAAGATtgtatattatttgcatcatgcaatatttgtatgattttttttatcatcactcagcaatttcatcgtcggatgtaaaattagcaaccttgcataatatttgcacacatagcagatagcgctTATGCACtggtaatcaatacaatatttgtgtaacataagacgctgcgagaacaatcgccggatgtgaattaacagcttgcatattatttgcaccatgcaatatttgtgtaatataacacgttgcaggtgcttcaaaaacatgtttttattattactcagcaattgcatcgccggacaatcaccggatgtgagcttgcataatatttgcacgtgtAATCACATCATCATTGTGTAGGTGaaatttcaaacatgtatgaacttgtgtatctcaactatacaaacttgtatgaacatatgtaattcaaattattacgttacgccccaaCTTTAATTACACACctgcacttgtgaatgacgtcAAACTTTAAGTTACGCCACTATGATCGTgtctatttcaaattattacccccctcccccatttccaacttcaattacaaatttatgacgtcacactttaagttacgccgtatgtatttcaaattattaccccctcccccatttccaaattcaattacaaatttataacatcacactttaagttacgccaatatgaacgtatgtatttcaaattataaacacccctcgcccatttccaacttcaattacaaatttataacttcacactttaagttacgccctTTCGTGATGTAagacacatcctgtttaatttacaagtgtgctagattaattttttatcagcaattggcttaaagtacaaccatttatgtcccacattccaatttgCACTTGCGAATTTCCAACACCCGACCCCCCCCATTTTCCATTccccatcaattaaattaccattacattagaatcttaataataataagaaaaataatgtatgtgtttaagtgtgatagattaattctttactcagcaattggacaatcaccggatgtgagcttgcataatatttgcatacatagcagatagcagtgcgagaacaatcgccggatgtgaatcAGCAACCttgtataatatttgcacacatagcagatagcgaatATGCACATTAGATCTGCATTGAGGAGATGGGATTTTCAAACATgcatgaacttgtgtatttcaaccaCCCCCaaatatacaaacttgtatgaacacgtCATGCCCCAACTTCagttacatacctgcacgtgtgcatgacgtcacactttaaccttgaactcttagatagcCATTTATGAAGTCATAATTTAAGTTACACCCCTTTCTTATGTCATACCTTAAGCCCCACCCCTTCATGGCGTCATAATTtagccacgcccacttctgacgtcacttgccacgcccacttctgacgtcacttgccacgccccaTCGCTCTTGCCTAGCTCCCTTGCTCCTGTCATGTGACCACCATTTCTTATCTACTAtagttatataaaaaataaatttctacggTAAAGAGATATATTCCCGGTTTTCAAAATACAGCTTGAAAATGAGTAAAAtatgagaaaattaaattttttatcacACGCGAAAAGTACTACTGCATTAGCGATGTATGAAGTGGAGGGGAGAAGTGCCTCATGGGCGATaccttatacttgtttttttttaagatgggacatgacagttaagcggccgagctcgGAACTACAGtgtcatgttgccaatatggactaccatgttGCCAGCTGATGGTaactagcaattgtcgttaagatgtctgacgttaaaacattcattggcaattgacgcgaaggtaagaaaacaatacaaaaatcgacagagaatcaaacacgaaacgtaccaatacTAACATTGTGTGCACGATAAATGTAGCcgagagagctattaagcactcgccatgtggaaactgtaagtttggcaactcaaccgttgttactatagcaacaggcctaccacgctatgtaacattcagttatttttccgattgcaacgctcctgtcatgtctaATCTTTCAAAGAAACAAGTATAAGCCTGGTTCAGAATAAACCGGAAACTATAaccagaacgagaatggaaacgaCTACGCATAtagatatgcatgtcaataacaatatgtaaagtcgatattacgcattccgaTACTATTTGGATATAATTGAAAAATGGCGTTCTCTCGTGAGTTtaacaagccagccaacataaacacaggttaaacaatttcaaattttatgacacagaatatttGAGAATTCAGTTCACATGGTAATCTGATCACATATCTGACACGTAGCTTATATTGAATGATTCTACTAAATTACTGAGTTAGTTAGAAACGATTCATGAAGAAGGAATATGTCACGGCCTACTTGCTACAAAATAATATGACGAGCAAATAGTTTCATGATGACAACAGaaagaatctagtaggctgtgttCGGAAACGAAAAAGGCAAAGTTAAtattcacgttcccgtttccgggctgctgcaagcttctcgttaattgtcaatgctcacatttaagtatatgtatttaaacaatttttttcgttctcgttgtcatatccgttcccggtttattgtggaccaggccTTATTGGTACCACATATGAAATTCAaacgtgtcttcggacagttaactaaataaTCCATACCTTAGTTAGGACTTACCAGCATTCTTTATGCCTTAAAACTATGATCAACATGTGGAAATTGGCATTTTCTTATCCAATATACCTTGTGAACTATACATAGAGCCAAACTAAGGATCCGGTATGCCTGCAGTCTGACAAGAATATAGCTAGTTCTCGCGGATGATTTTCTTGCACTCTCAGTGCAATGCGGTGTACAAGTGACCTTTCGCGTAACTAGTgaattacttatttacgtatatgGGGAGAATATTATCTAGATTTCGAGGCAGTTGCTCACAATTTTCTCCATTAGTCTATACCCTACTCTAATGTTGCAGTTATGTAACAAGCTCTGAGACACTCTACATGAGTTCGGGAAAACCCAGCGCATAGTAACACAGCAATATCGCAGCGTAGATTTAATGTCTGTTGCACCGACTCGCATCAGGTCAGCTGTCTGAACTCTATTGAGAAATATGTAGTTTCAAACATAGTTAGATTCACAGTACCTACAGCTACGCATTTTCCTCTTTGAAATATATCTACTGAAGAAGATTTACGAGTTATGTTTATGCAGTTTCGGCTACACTTTCTATAGAGTACACAACCATCGAAACATTGTGTTACTAAGTTATTTCATAAGTGACAGGAAATAGGTTTCGTTctcgaaaagaagaaaatttctgTTTCATACATCTCTGTGACATAGAACGTAATTAAGGAAATTTTGAGCAACTGCTCTGAAATTCAGGCAAGATTCTCTCTATTTCCTTAATTGATTATTCACTGGTTAGCCTATACGAAAGATCACTTGCCAGATTGTAGTGTCGTCAGGCGACAAGAACGTTTTCGCTAGAATTGACGATCTGCTTGCCAGACTATAGTGCTGAGAGCCTGCAGGAGAGCCAATTCCTTGGGTTGGACCCTCATCTCCTTTTCTCTACTTTAAAGACGTTACATGGATGAAGTGAAAAGGAACAACTGGGAGAATTAAAATGTGGAATGGAAAAAAAGTTGAGTTTatgaaatggacggacagaataagaaatgaacctgtgctagaaagagtgagtgaagaaagaataatgctgtaactgatcacgaagagaaaaaggaattggctggaacactggctaagaagaaactgtctactgaaggatggtgaacggagaagacttcgggacagaagaagatatcagatgatagacagcatTTTATGGATCGTATACGAAGACTGAGAGGAAAATGTAAAATAGcgaagattgtagaatgctgggtttgcagtgaaaggcctggcCTTGGGCAAAAAATTATGGATAAGTGAAGGTGAATGTAATTTTAACTCTTCATTTCAAGTTCTTTTTAACTATAGGGactagtggaaaaaaaaatagatggtAAGATTGTAGTCATAATTCTCTATTCAGCAATCccaaataaaaatagatatttacagaaaaaatattaacGATAACTGTATTTTCAGCTGTTCAACTTCTTTTTATACTAAGGGGAGTTAGGATGGcacttaaattttttaaattatggtttatttaacgacgctggcaactgccgaggttatatcagagtcgccggtgtgccggcaggagttcttttacatgccagtaaatctactgacatgacaaTTACCATGGACCttgaccgggatcgaacccgcaacctcggacacagaagaccagcactctaTCAACTGCATCACCCAGGCCGACGATAGGATGAAAGGCCTactattttatgattttttttttaatttagcgtTAATTTCAAAATGCAGAGACTACTCTCTAAATCCGCCACTGTCAGACCTTGTACTTGAGTGTATCATACAATAGTGTTGCATAATGCAATGATGGTTGACATTTGCTTCGACGTCACTTAAGGTGTGTTATGAATTTGCTAAACTCCAAGTGTGACTTGTTGAGAAGATGACAAACACTCCTTTGAGTGAACAGGATGTGAGAGTATCTTACAGTTAGCAAGACGTACGTTTGTAGAATTGTTATTCGCACGTCTTTCCTTCCTCCCCAAGTAAATAAATAGCGTTATGTTGTACTTATTCTATAATATCATTTACGCAGTGTATATTAAAGAGCAATTGTGTGGAAACGAGTTATTAAGTGCTCATTCTTTAATAACCGAGAGTGAAAATTTTCCTTACGAATTAATTAACGTTTTATCTTAATTGTTGACTTTATGTGACATTTTAAGTAAACTTAAAGGCCATTCTAGGTCATCAAACTACGGCGTATGTTTGGAGATatgaaattaaagatattttGACAAGTAATTATTGTTGCAAATAGAACATTAAAATAGTTTATAAGAAGTGTTGTCTCAATTATTGCCGTAAATcgggcatttaaaaaaatattttctagggTACGTTGTTAAGCATATTAACGGAATTAAAACTTGAAATACATAGATTTCTTCACTGTTACATCTCTGAAACACTTGCGTGTTTTATATACTGATCGAAATTaaagataaattatttaaagatagACTTCTTCtcggttgttgttgttgttattattattattattattattattattattattattattatattttatagttctATATCATCGACATAACTAGTTCAGAAAGCAACGGGAAATTACTGGATCATATCCTTAGCTAATGATCAAGGACACTTGTAAGCAATATACGAACAACTATTTCTACTCGTTTGCAAGACCAGTTAGTGTTTTCGCTCTCGAACCCAGTGggtcggggttcgattccccgcatGGGACGAGAtgtctgggtgaggttttttcgggtttttcccttcactcctatggatgtatatcaggtaactttatcaggcataTGGAATCCCAGTTATTCtcaccacttcctttcctccctcatcatcctttctttatcattctggttgtcttacttggttttcagatcgcgcctgcggcggccctccgaagcagctgactctctcggccggcctctATGGATATGTCAAGTTATGGTAGTTGGTGGCCAGCAGAGGAACCCACTCGCTCCCGACGGGAGAGGGGCTTACACCTCAAACCGTTGAGGGGGCGGGAGAGGAGTCTTACAACTCAGATTGATTGAGGGGGGAAATGTGGGGGGCTGTTGGGGGTGAATGGTACACGGATTTAGGTGTTAGCAGTTAGGTTGATTCGGCGTAGGTGGGGTCGGCGGacatgcaactcatcccaggggcacACAATAGACCTTAGGTCGTGGTGGATAGGGATGTTCTCCTCCCGCCCttatagagagaaagaaagaaagaaagaaagaaaaaaagaaagaaagaaagaaagaaagaagaccaGTTAGGAACCTTCGGAACCGTCAGAGCGCGGCTCCTTATTGTGAAAGTTTAGGAGCAATCGCGGATTGAAAGAGGTAACGAAAAGCGTTGAGCTACACCAGTCAGTTTGATTTATAGTTTGTTAGAGTAAGTTGATGTGTTACCAAATAttctataacaataatactggaaagcttgcctgtttagcattgcaagcggcggcgaaaagtgactgtgctgctatctagcggcttggattgtttACACACTCCATGCGGCGTGCTAGGTTACGTGAGGAAAACGGAGAAGTGTTCATTTGATGTCAATAAAAGATGCaaatcaatagttttatttagagtcacaaggtttacagaattttaaattaataagaagttacaaagttattggaatagaaatgGAGTGAAACAATttctcgtattttcaaatgtaattatgatttagttgTACACAACTTTAGAAACTTTCGTTCCTTGCCTAATgattatccattttatttttgatgtaacagttCACTAGCACATAGAAATATTTAtcagtgaagatactggcacagtcgcTGCATTAGGGATAAGGcctgtatcttgtattttatcCTTTACATCGAGGAGATgtgattttaagatttttgcaagcattgtatcttttgatagaaaatagtagtttgctttaaaatttGCACATgcctcgaataatgaaaaccagtgcttggtttgcaaatggtactactgaaatttttacgtcagttgaagtCTGTTGATTATGCCTATCTATAcctaattcaatgaatccctcAAAGTGTCTGTTTTAGTATTATAAGTTAAGTTTCCCTTCAAAGACATTTCATCTTAaacaataatagttacaaccttttcattcaatggtacaatatcggattttatttttaataattcattgtAGAATGGTGCGATTTATACCGGGCATATATCAAATTCATGAAGTCAAGTTTTGAGAAATCTaactgttggtaaacataattttcttcttagatATCTTTCGTcttgaggtgaacattaatggaatgttgcggcaaaacgtttatcgtaactggaatatcgtttccccatttccttctttttaagcacacttatgactaatgaattcatcatcttgaacaattttaattaaatcggcaTTTGGACTTGCTGTGTTTAGAGCTGTCATCTCCGCTTGAgccagttttttttcttttagaatttcttgcatcgtaaaaaaatgatcctaatttagtgaaatattaataatgcctttAAAATATAGGAGTAGACAAATTATTGgtccgaataactacctgaatcacttattatgaaaaaaacatgagtccactttcttcacaaaatcaacaattcacatttttacgttacgcatcccaagacacactatttggatataaaaagtaaagactttcaatttttataCTGAGAAACTagactataaagaaattgtgttttatatgaacaatgtaaagtagatttatgcagtttagtaactgtttcagttaacatagacaatatgtcattgctaatgcactatctaattacaCGATGGAGGAGTATTGTCTGTCGTTTCTGTCTAATATTAGAAATCCCGCAGCTTCCTCCatgcaagatctaatatgtttatttggaCCTTCTTGATCCTTTTattgtg encodes:
- the LOC138704243 gene encoding uncharacterized protein; this encodes MADEVKENNSTKVKSRKRVENCDEWEKNVWERKIVAKIVISLPIYSDVCNNRENILGLQIRRNKILPKAVISFVLSAECKPEIVAMDVKAPKMRFYRKRCDEACPNYKPKSESVKIVEEERKGKRRKNRLWRETCIETCPNYKAKTTNRGEKRKHSALKEEVMDIEAIVQQLSV